A genomic stretch from Larimichthys crocea isolate SSNF chromosome XXII, L_crocea_2.0, whole genome shotgun sequence includes:
- the sumf2 gene encoding inactive C-alpha-formylglycine-generating enzyme 2 isoform X2 — translation MAGNVVFWMCAACLLAVSAGDMRHIPAGQMLMGSSAADGDGGSPSVDVQLQPFRIDKYPVTNSDFRDFVRAQKYRTEAETFGWSFVFQDFVSEELKSKVTQRIESAPWWLPVERVFWRQPAGPGSGIRERLEFPVVQVSWNDAQAFCQWKGKRLPTEEEWEWAARGGLQGRAYPWGNKFQANRTNLWQGSFPDRDTAEDGYHGISPVTAFPPQNSYGLYDMMGNTWEWTSTPFRAAQPMYVLRGASWIDTVDGSANHKARVTTRMGNTPDSASDNLGFRCAASDGQKHGKGKDNTEL, via the exons ATGGCCGGTAACGTCGTGTTCTGGATGTGTGCTGCGTGTTTGCTGGCAGTGTCGG CAGGTGACATGCGGCACATCCCAGCTGGACAGATGTTGATGGGAAGCAGCGCAgctgatggagatggagggtCACCCAGCGTGGACGTCCAGCTGCAGCCGTTTAGAATAGACAAATACCCCGTCACCAACTCCGACTTCAG AGACTTTGTGAGAGCTCAGAAGTACAGGACTGAAGCGGAGACGTTCGGCTGGAGTTTTGTGTTTCAAGACTTCGTGTCAGAAGAGCTGAAGAGCAAAGTGACGCAGAGGATCGAG TCTGCTCCCTGGTGGTTGCCTGTGGAGCGGGTGTTTTGGAGACAG CCTGCAGGACCTGGTTCAGGCATTCGGGAGCGCTTGGAGTTCCCGGTGGTTCAGGTGAGCTGGAATGATGCTCAGGCCTTCTGCCAATGGAAGGGCAAAAGATTACCTACCGAGGAGGAGTGGGAGTGGGCTGCACGTGGAGGGCTGCAAG GTCGGGCTTATCCATGGGGAAACAAATTCCAAGCCAACAGAACCAACCTGTGGCAG GGATCATTCCCAGATAGAGACACAGCAGAGGATGGATACCACGGCATTTCTCCTGTCACAGCATTTCCTCCCCAGAACAGTTATG GACTCTACGACATGATGGGAAACACATGGGAATGGACGTCCACACCCTTCCGAGCAGCACAACCGATGTATGTGCTGCGTGGGGCCTCCTGGATCGACACGGTGGACGGTTCAGCCAATCATAAGGCACGAGTCACGACCAG GATGGGAAACACTCCTGACTCTGCCTCTGATAACCTTGGATTCAGGTGTGCAGCCAGCGACGGACAGAAGCACGGGAAGGGAAAAGACAATACTGAACTGTAG
- the bicdl2l gene encoding bicaudal-D-related protein 2-like — MDYSQSFSALNERLRPRITTNEQLFSSLTRLEDRQSGSLRSLSSSYRPTVLQKEPETKVSEPEDPEELGNDADQENVGSDDLEEPCVDLCDFDISCPITELNLKDEGDEDSTSPSEEKDIPGELSLKEGTSDSSESAGERRDSLKGTYVDGTLPDLIRSGRPLGRRRTLGHFSDTLKEVRREVELSRRRSIKLKAQVDKLQESKEGLGWSQHRERVTQEVLSVLRLLHPLTESGPLQASRGENQLDVALTQLQNVARNLAMSHTKQSGKESEDSAILHQALCDRDEAIEKKKAMEAELLRSKTELMLLNNQLLEAVQKRLELALELEAWKEDVQLILQQQLQSQQQTEQAQKKTYRVGILRRNNRPPMQRPSTIPVATSTPHTTNSNQIFISRSAVSASPAPSTPSTLTGTQRWKEKLRRGKISRQDQDAAQQDSEWDKGDNGFQVISLD, encoded by the exons ATGGACTACTCTCAGTCTTTCTCAGCCCTCAACGAGAGGCTGAGACCTCGAATAACCACCAATGAACAGCTCTTCTCATCCCTGACCAGACTGGAGGACAGACAGTCGGGCTCGCTCAGGAGCCTGTCTTCATCTTACCGACCTACAGTTCTGCAAAAGGAACCAGAAACAAAAGTCTCAGAACCAGAAGATCCAGAGGAACTTGGAAATGATGCAGATCAGGAAAATGTGGGCTCTGATGACCTGGAAGAACCTTGTGTTGATCTGTGTGACTTTGACATCTCATGCCCCATCactgaattgaatttaaaagaTGAAGGTGACGAAGACAGCACCTCGCCATCCGAGGAGAAAGACATTCCAGGTGAGCTGTCCTTAAAGGAGGGGACAAGTGATTCTTCAGAGTCAGCTGGAGAACGTAGGGACTCATTAAAGGGGACCTACGTGGATGGGACATTACCAGACCTGATCAGGAGTGGCAGGCCACTGGGCCGACGCCGGACATTGGGACACTTCTCAGACACG CTCAAAGAAGTGCGCAGGGAAGTGGAGCTTTCTCGTAGACGAAGCATCAAACTTAAAGCCCAAGTGGACAAACTACAGGAGAGCAAGGAAGGACTGGGATGGAGCCAGCACAGAGAGAGG GTCACACAGGAGGTTCTGTCTGTTCTGCGGCTGCTGCACCCGCTGACGGAGTCCGGCCCGCTTCAAGCCTCTCGTGGGGAAAACCAACTGGACGTGGCTCTGACCCAGCTGCAGAATGTGGCTCGCAATCTGGCAATGAGCCACACCAAACAG TCTGGGAAAGAATCAGAGGACAGTGCTATTCTACACCAGGCACTGTGTGACAGAGATGAAGCCATAGAGAa GAAGAAAGCGATGGAGGCCGAGCTGCTGCGGAGTAAGACAGAGTTGATGTTACTGAACAACCAGCTGCTGGAGGCTGTACAGAAACGTCTGGAGCTTGCGCTAGAGCTCGAGGCCTGGAAG GAGGATGTTCAGCTgatcctccagcagcagctgcagagtcagcagcagacagagcaggcCCAGAAGAAGACATACCGCGTGGGTATCCTGAGGAGAAACAACAGACCACCCATGCAGCGGCCGTCCACCATTCCTGTGGCTACCTCCACCCCACACACGACCAACTCAAACCAAATCTTCATCTCCAGATCTGCAGTTTCTGCTTCTCCGGCGCCCAGTACGCCCAGTACTCTCACCGGCACCCAACGCTGGAAGGAAAAGCTGAGGAGAGGGAAGATCAGTCGTCAAGACCAGGATGCAGCGCAGCAGGATTCAGAGTGGGACAAGGGTGACAACGGCTTCCAGGTCATATCACTCGACTGA
- the sumf2 gene encoding inactive C-alpha-formylglycine-generating enzyme 2 isoform X1 codes for MAGNVVFWMCAACLLAVSAAGDMRHIPAGQMLMGSSAADGDGGSPSVDVQLQPFRIDKYPVTNSDFRDFVRAQKYRTEAETFGWSFVFQDFVSEELKSKVTQRIESAPWWLPVERVFWRQPAGPGSGIRERLEFPVVQVSWNDAQAFCQWKGKRLPTEEEWEWAARGGLQGRAYPWGNKFQANRTNLWQGSFPDRDTAEDGYHGISPVTAFPPQNSYGLYDMMGNTWEWTSTPFRAAQPMYVLRGASWIDTVDGSANHKARVTTRMGNTPDSASDNLGFRCAASDGQKHGKGKDNTEL; via the exons ATGGCCGGTAACGTCGTGTTCTGGATGTGTGCTGCGTGTTTGCTGGCAGTGTCGG CAGCAGGTGACATGCGGCACATCCCAGCTGGACAGATGTTGATGGGAAGCAGCGCAgctgatggagatggagggtCACCCAGCGTGGACGTCCAGCTGCAGCCGTTTAGAATAGACAAATACCCCGTCACCAACTCCGACTTCAG AGACTTTGTGAGAGCTCAGAAGTACAGGACTGAAGCGGAGACGTTCGGCTGGAGTTTTGTGTTTCAAGACTTCGTGTCAGAAGAGCTGAAGAGCAAAGTGACGCAGAGGATCGAG TCTGCTCCCTGGTGGTTGCCTGTGGAGCGGGTGTTTTGGAGACAG CCTGCAGGACCTGGTTCAGGCATTCGGGAGCGCTTGGAGTTCCCGGTGGTTCAGGTGAGCTGGAATGATGCTCAGGCCTTCTGCCAATGGAAGGGCAAAAGATTACCTACCGAGGAGGAGTGGGAGTGGGCTGCACGTGGAGGGCTGCAAG GTCGGGCTTATCCATGGGGAAACAAATTCCAAGCCAACAGAACCAACCTGTGGCAG GGATCATTCCCAGATAGAGACACAGCAGAGGATGGATACCACGGCATTTCTCCTGTCACAGCATTTCCTCCCCAGAACAGTTATG GACTCTACGACATGATGGGAAACACATGGGAATGGACGTCCACACCCTTCCGAGCAGCACAACCGATGTATGTGCTGCGTGGGGCCTCCTGGATCGACACGGTGGACGGTTCAGCCAATCATAAGGCACGAGTCACGACCAG GATGGGAAACACTCCTGACTCTGCCTCTGATAACCTTGGATTCAGGTGTGCAGCCAGCGACGGACAGAAGCACGGGAAGGGAAAAGACAATACTGAACTGTAG